GCTCCCATCTGATTCGCTCGACTTGCATGTATTAGGCACGCCGCCAGCGTTCGTCCTGAGCCAGGATCAAACTCTCCAAAAGATGTTTGATCTAGCTATTAAAAATAAAACATTGACGAGAGATATACTCTCTTGTTTAAGACTTGCTTAGCGTTTCGTTTTGTTTAGTTTTCAAAGAACAATCTTTTTCATTTTTTCTTCGCCGTTGTTTTCGGCGACTTTTATATCTTAACAAGTTTTCAAATACTTGTCAATAACTTTTTTGAAAAAGTTTTTTTGTCGTTTTCCTCATTTTCTATCGAGGTCATCAGCGACGTTTATTAATATACCACCCCTATATCATTCGGTCAATATAATTTTTTAAATTTCTTTATGAATTTTATAGTAGCGGTGAAATAGCTTAGCTCCCTTCGTTTCCTTCAAAACTACTTCTATGCATCCTCGGTCGATTAAATACTCTATTAAGATTCGTAAATCTTCCCCATAATAAACTAATTCCTTATGGGAATATAACTCATCATAGGACCAGTATTCATCTCCCCGTTCCCCGATAATCTCCATGATATGCCCAGAACCAGATTCTGTTCTTGTGTGTATCAAAAAGTCGCTGACCAAAAAAAGTAATTCAAGTCTCTGCTCTACACTTTCTTCACTATAGACTAGTTCCTCGTACAACTTATAGATATCCGGTCCAATTTGCTTCACTTGATTCCAGACCGTCACTTCTGGATGATACCCTTTCTCGATTACCTCTAGTCTCGCTAAATGATGAAGCGCATGAACAATATGATTGTATGCATCAAGCATATTTCCCTGATCAAATAATTCTTTACCATCCATATAACGTCTGATTAATTTCGCAAACTCAATTCCCTTCTTGATTTTGCGTCCATAGAACGGAAATTCCTCCATCTCCCTTTTCAAGGATGCTAAATAATCATTTCGGTCAAAGACAATCCTTCCATTGTAAATCCAATCAATGATTTTCCTGTTCGTTCCGAGCAGTCTCCATTCATTCAATTTCTCCTCTGTCACCACATGCAGCGCAGCTTTCTTATGTTCATAGGCATAGTGCTTAATGAAGACCGGCGGTTTATCCTGACTTTTGATAATGACAAGCAAAATAAAATCAAACGTATCCGTACTAGGACTTTCAGGTGAATGCTTTTCGATTAGCAACACACCTTGTGTCTCCGGGTTGCTTGCTCTCTCTTGATATACAGGTCTTAGGATATCTTCCATGGTTCTACTCCTTTGAAAGGTTATTTAGTCTATAGATTAATTCAACAATATTCGACAGACTCCTGCCACTATTTTGTTTTAGATTTATGATAATGTCCTGCCGTTGGATAATATGGTATATTATAGAAGATAAAAAGGGGGAACAACTGTGGCTAAGTATAGTAGCAAAATCAACAAAATCCGGACTTTCGCGCTTAGTTTAATTTTCATCGGGTTCATCATTATGTATATCGGCATTTTCTTCCGCACTTCGCCTTTATGGATGACAATCTTTATGGTCTTAGGCCTTCTATCGATTATGGCCAGCATGGTTGTTTATTTTTGGATCGGCATGCTATCAACTAAAGCAGTGCAGGTTTCCTGTCCCAATTGCGGCAAGCACACAAAAATACTTGGCCGCGTGGACATGTGCATGTACTGCCGCGAGCCATTAACATTAGACAAGACATTGGAAGGCAAGGAATTCGATGAATCCTATAACAAGAAAAATCAAGAAACTCATTCATAAAAAAAGAGAAGCCGGCAAAATCGGCTTCTCTTCTCTTATAAAGGCTCACCTAGATGGCCGCCTATAATCAATGCACTTCTTTAGCCGCGCAATCGGCACAATCGCCGTAAATTTCCATACGGTGATGCGTCACCTTAAAACCTGCCACATGCGAGGCAAGATGTTCCACCTCATC
The sequence above is drawn from the Pradoshia eiseniae genome and encodes:
- a CDS encoding nucleotidyltransferase-like protein — its product is MEDILRPVYQERASNPETQGVLLIEKHSPESPSTDTFDFILLVIIKSQDKPPVFIKHYAYEHKKAALHVVTEEKLNEWRLLGTNRKIIDWIYNGRIVFDRNDYLASLKREMEEFPFYGRKIKKGIEFAKLIRRYMDGKELFDQGNMLDAYNHIVHALHHLARLEVIEKGYHPEVTVWNQVKQIGPDIYKLYEELVYSEESVEQRLELLFLVSDFLIHTRTESGSGHIMEIIGERGDEYWSYDELYSHKELVYYGEDLRILIEYLIDRGCIEVVLKETKGAKLFHRYYKIHKEI
- a CDS encoding YgzB family protein — encoded protein: MAKYSSKINKIRTFALSLIFIGFIIMYIGIFFRTSPLWMTIFMVLGLLSIMASMVVYFWIGMLSTKAVQVSCPNCGKHTKILGRVDMCMYCREPLTLDKTLEGKEFDESYNKKNQETHS